Proteins from a single region of Bdellovibrio bacteriovorus HD100:
- the panC gene encoding pantoate--beta-alanine ligase — translation MTQVLRSPSEFQAWRRKQSGTVGFVPTMGALHTGHEELIKQARKNNDLVVLSIFVNPTQFNDPKDLEKYPQTWDQDLAMAERNNVDAIFFPRYPDMYPDNYRYKVSENEYSTLLDGAHRPGHFDGVLSVVMKLFNVVRPTKAYFGEKDFQQLTLIQGMVESFFMDLEIVPVPTVREEDGLAKSSRNLRLTPEERKKAPAIFKAITNSKTAAEAAASLSAQGFIVDYVTDVGNRRFVAAKLGEVRLIDNVQI, via the coding sequence ATGACCCAAGTCCTGCGCTCTCCTTCTGAATTTCAAGCCTGGCGCCGCAAGCAATCCGGCACGGTGGGTTTTGTTCCCACCATGGGGGCTTTGCACACGGGTCACGAGGAACTGATCAAACAAGCCCGCAAGAACAACGACCTTGTGGTGCTTTCCATTTTCGTGAACCCGACCCAGTTCAATGACCCAAAAGATTTGGAAAAATATCCACAGACCTGGGATCAGGATCTGGCGATGGCCGAAAGAAACAACGTCGATGCGATCTTTTTTCCGCGCTATCCTGACATGTACCCGGACAATTACCGCTATAAAGTTTCTGAAAACGAATATTCCACCCTGCTGGATGGCGCCCACCGCCCGGGTCACTTTGATGGAGTGCTGTCGGTGGTGATGAAACTTTTCAATGTGGTTCGCCCGACCAAGGCGTATTTCGGAGAAAAGGACTTCCAGCAATTGACCCTGATTCAAGGCATGGTGGAAAGCTTCTTTATGGACCTGGAAATCGTTCCGGTCCCGACCGTGCGTGAAGAAGACGGCCTGGCAAAAAGTTCGCGCAATCTGCGCCTAACTCCGGAAGAGCGAAAGAAAGCTCCGGCCATCTTTAAAGCCATTACGAATAGCAAAACCGCTGCGGAAGCTGCGGCTTCTTTGTCAGCTCAAGGATTTATCGTGGATTATGTGACGGATGTGGGAAACCGCCGCTTCGTCGCCGCCAAACTCGGTGAAGTGAGGTTGATCGACAATGTCCAAATCTAA
- a CDS encoding type III pantothenate kinase: MILCLDVGNTQIYAGLFDKDKMVLSFRKNSKSGASSDETGIFLRTAIRENGFDPAKVKQIAICSVVPEVIYSLRGACMKYFNINPFILQAGVKTGLKIKYRNPLEVGADRIANSIAATHLHPGKNLILVDLGTATTFCAVSKDKDYLGGSIVAGLRLCMEALESKTAKLPSVEIVAMHEALGRATIESIQSGLYYGHLGTIKELTERITKECFQGERPMVIGTGGFSYLFEKEKVFDEIVPDLVLKGMLIALQHNA, from the coding sequence ATGATTTTGTGTCTTGATGTGGGTAACACCCAGATTTATGCCGGGCTTTTTGACAAGGACAAGATGGTTCTTTCTTTCCGTAAGAACTCCAAAAGCGGGGCTTCTTCCGATGAAACCGGCATTTTCCTGCGCACGGCCATCCGCGAAAATGGATTTGATCCGGCGAAGGTAAAACAAATCGCCATCTGCAGTGTCGTTCCGGAGGTGATCTATTCCCTGCGCGGCGCCTGCATGAAGTACTTCAATATCAATCCGTTCATCCTGCAGGCCGGGGTTAAAACCGGCCTGAAGATCAAGTACAGAAACCCACTGGAAGTCGGCGCCGATCGTATTGCCAACTCGATTGCGGCGACTCACCTGCACCCGGGTAAAAATCTGATCCTGGTGGACTTGGGCACGGCCACCACATTCTGTGCGGTTTCCAAGGACAAGGACTATCTGGGGGGATCCATCGTGGCGGGTTTGCGTCTTTGCATGGAGGCCCTGGAAAGCAAAACGGCCAAGCTTCCGTCCGTGGAAATCGTGGCGATGCACGAGGCCCTGGGGCGTGCGACAATCGAAAGCATCCAGTCCGGTCTGTACTATGGCCATCTGGGCACCATCAAAGAACTGACGGAGCGAATCACCAAAGAATGCTTCCAAGGGGAACGTCCGATGGTGATCGGCACCGGTGGTTTTTCGTATTTGTTTGAAAAAGAGAAAGTATTCGACGAAATCGTGCCGGACCTTGTTCTTAAAGGCATGCTGATCGCTCTGCAACACAACGCTTAA
- a CDS encoding DUF2520 domain-containing protein, whose amino-acid sequence MNATKTVPTYLIIGSGRVARHVAHYFHLLNLKYQTWDRSEDISALAGKVSACSHILLAISDSSLESFYQEHLAKHEDKTLVHFSGALYFKGMIAAHPLMTFGPDLYDLSTYQQIHFALTGCDSLDEALPGLSNPYSNIFAFEKARYHALCVLGGNFTTLLLAKMLEGFAEMKIPQSAAKPYIERVIQNTLANPGDAFTGPLARKDAATVEKNLQALKDDPYQAVYKAFLETLWPEYPRK is encoded by the coding sequence ATGAATGCGACAAAGACTGTACCTACATATCTTATTATTGGCTCTGGCCGTGTCGCACGACATGTTGCCCACTATTTCCACTTACTCAATTTAAAATATCAAACCTGGGACCGCAGCGAGGACATCTCTGCTTTGGCGGGCAAAGTTTCTGCGTGCTCGCACATTCTGCTGGCGATCAGCGACAGCTCTTTGGAGTCTTTCTATCAAGAGCATCTGGCAAAGCACGAAGATAAAACGCTCGTGCACTTCTCGGGTGCTTTGTATTTCAAAGGAATGATCGCGGCACACCCGCTGATGACCTTTGGTCCGGACCTTTACGATCTTTCGACCTACCAGCAGATTCATTTTGCTCTGACTGGATGTGATTCCCTGGATGAAGCCCTGCCGGGACTTTCCAATCCTTATTCCAACATCTTCGCCTTTGAAAAAGCCCGCTATCACGCCTTATGTGTGCTGGGTGGAAACTTCACCACTTTGTTGCTTGCCAAGATGCTTGAAGGCTTTGCCGAGATGAAAATACCGCAAAGTGCCGCCAAGCCTTATATTGAAAGAGTGATACAGAACACTTTGGCGAACCCTGGAGATGCCTTCACCGGCCCGTTGGCGCGCAAAGATGCTGCCACAGTCGAAAAGAATCTGCAGGCTCTGAAAGACGATCCTTATCAGGCCGTTTACAAAGCCTTTCTAGAAACCCTTTGGCCTGAGTATCCGCGAAAGTGA
- a CDS encoding SDR family NAD(P)-dependent oxidoreductase, protein MKKIAVVTGANRGLGLALSEALAQRGFKVLMAMRNPDKAQKTLNGLTMKGLDVVPMKLDLSQEKSITDFVEVVKREYGFVDVLINNAGILIDSEDGGNSSLFKTKASTLQKTFVTNTLGPFLLTQKIFPLMKQEGYGRIVNVSSGMAQLSEKQTASASYRISKTGLNMVTNLFASEVDGEDICVNSVSPGWVRTDMGGPHADRSVEQGIKGLLWAATLPKGGPNGGFFQDGEAINW, encoded by the coding sequence GTGAAAAAAATCGCTGTTGTCACTGGTGCAAATCGGGGTTTGGGGCTTGCTTTGAGCGAGGCCCTGGCGCAACGGGGCTTCAAGGTTCTGATGGCCATGAGAAATCCGGACAAAGCGCAAAAGACCCTGAACGGTCTGACCATGAAGGGCCTGGATGTCGTACCGATGAAGCTTGATCTGTCCCAGGAAAAAAGCATCACTGACTTTGTCGAGGTGGTCAAACGCGAATACGGTTTTGTCGATGTGCTGATCAATAACGCTGGCATCCTGATTGACAGTGAAGATGGTGGGAATTCCTCACTGTTCAAAACCAAAGCCTCTACGCTGCAGAAGACTTTTGTCACGAACACCCTGGGGCCGTTCCTGTTGACCCAGAAGATCTTTCCATTGATGAAGCAAGAGGGCTACGGACGCATCGTGAATGTTTCCAGCGGCATGGCCCAGCTTTCTGAAAAACAGACGGCATCGGCGTCTTATCGGATCTCCAAAACGGGTCTGAATATGGTCACGAATCTTTTCGCCTCGGAAGTGGACGGTGAAGACATCTGCGTGAATTCGGTTTCACCGGGCTGGGTGCGCACCGATATGGGTGGTCCCCACGCGGATCGTTCGGTCGAGCAGGGAATCAAAGGTCTTCTTTGGGCGGCGACCTTGCCCAAGGGCGGTCCCAATGGCGGCTTCTTCCAGGATGGCGAAGCCATAAACTGGTAA
- the coaBC gene encoding bifunctional phosphopantothenoylcysteine decarboxylase/phosphopantothenate--cysteine ligase CoaBC → MMTGSIACYKACHVVSRLVQNNCDVQVVASPSALKFVGNATLEGLTGKPVISDMYAMGNVMDHIHLMRWADVILVAPATANFINKAAQGVGDDLLQTLFLAHDFKKPFLVAPAMNTSMYLHPVTQKSLTALKEMGVQILDTASGILACGEEGWGKLLEPDLILKMTLEALHKPAQDTAVASVAPKSSALSKVKILITAGGTQEPIDTVRVISNLSSGRTGIALAEYMTQMGFDVTLLQAHASPKTEHVTRRDQFVSFATLDEKMKHYLSTEDFTHVIHAAAVSDYSVDHIEVDGQSFRPFEVKKVSSDADKMSIHLKRNHKIVDRLKDYSKNKDLKVIAFKLTSHATPEQRTRAVEKLFANSHADFVVHNDLSEIDIVNRTHKFTLFNHEGFVACENLDQLTSELIRVVLPKDSL, encoded by the coding sequence ATGATGACAGGCTCTATTGCCTGTTACAAAGCCTGTCATGTGGTTTCGCGTCTGGTGCAGAATAACTGTGACGTTCAGGTTGTGGCATCCCCGTCGGCCTTGAAGTTTGTCGGCAACGCCACCCTGGAAGGCCTGACGGGCAAACCCGTCATCAGCGATATGTATGCCATGGGGAACGTCATGGATCATATCCACCTGATGCGTTGGGCGGATGTGATTTTGGTGGCACCAGCCACCGCAAATTTCATCAACAAAGCCGCGCAAGGTGTGGGTGATGATTTGTTGCAGACTCTGTTCCTGGCACATGACTTTAAAAAACCATTCCTGGTGGCGCCAGCCATGAACACCAGCATGTACCTGCACCCGGTGACTCAAAAATCCCTGACCGCTCTTAAAGAAATGGGCGTGCAGATCCTGGACACCGCTTCCGGCATTCTAGCCTGTGGTGAAGAAGGCTGGGGCAAACTGCTGGAACCGGATCTGATTCTGAAAATGACTTTGGAAGCACTTCATAAACCAGCACAGGACACCGCAGTAGCTTCGGTCGCTCCGAAGTCTTCTGCTCTTTCCAAAGTGAAAATCCTGATCACCGCCGGGGGCACGCAAGAGCCCATCGACACGGTTCGTGTGATCAGCAATCTCAGTTCGGGCCGCACCGGCATTGCCCTGGCTGAATACATGACTCAGATGGGTTTTGATGTGACTTTGCTGCAAGCCCACGCTTCGCCCAAGACGGAACACGTCACCCGCCGCGATCAGTTTGTCAGTTTTGCAACTTTGGATGAAAAGATGAAACACTACCTTTCCACCGAGGATTTCACCCACGTGATCCATGCGGCGGCCGTAAGTGACTATTCTGTCGACCACATCGAAGTCGATGGCCAAAGCTTCCGTCCGTTTGAGGTGAAAAAAGTCAGCTCTGACGCAGACAAGATGAGCATTCACCTGAAGCGCAACCACAAGATTGTGGACCGCCTGAAGGACTATTCCAAAAACAAGGACCTGAAGGTGATTGCGTTTAAACTGACCAGTCACGCCACTCCAGAACAACGAACCCGCGCCGTGGAAAAGCTTTTTGCCAACTCCCACGCCGACTTCGTCGTTCACAATGATTTAAGCGAAATTGATATCGTCAACCGCACCCACAAGTTCACGCTGTTCAATCACGAAGGCTTTGTTGCCTGTGAAAATCTGGATCAACTGACCAGTGAACTGATTCGTGTGGTTCTGCCAAAGGATTCTTTATGA
- the panB gene encoding 3-methyl-2-oxobutanoate hydroxymethyltransferase codes for MKTILDFHDKKSKKQKISMITCYDYSFARIVADSDIDCILVGDSLAMVMLGHSTTLDVSASVMAHHTAAVVRGAGDKFVIADLPFMSYRKGLTANMTAVEKVMKAGAHAVKLEGAAGNLKLVRHLVDSGVPVMGHLGLTPQSVNQLGGFKVQGRDEKAQKKILEAALQLQDAGAFSVVLECVPSKLAKEITAALEIPTIGIGAGVDCDGQVLVLQDMLGMNQGFKPKFVKTYLDGFNTIKGALNQYHQEVSTEIFPSEKESYS; via the coding sequence GTGAAAACCATCCTCGATTTCCACGACAAGAAAAGCAAAAAGCAAAAGATCTCGATGATCACTTGCTATGACTATTCCTTCGCCCGCATTGTGGCCGACAGTGATATCGACTGCATTCTGGTCGGAGACTCTTTGGCGATGGTGATGCTGGGTCATTCCACCACGCTGGATGTTTCCGCCAGTGTCATGGCTCATCACACAGCCGCCGTTGTGCGCGGGGCGGGTGATAAGTTTGTGATCGCGGATCTGCCATTCATGAGTTACCGCAAAGGCCTGACCGCCAATATGACGGCTGTTGAAAAAGTGATGAAGGCCGGTGCTCACGCCGTGAAGCTGGAAGGCGCTGCCGGAAATTTGAAACTGGTCCGCCATCTGGTGGATTCAGGTGTGCCGGTGATGGGACATCTGGGCCTGACTCCGCAATCAGTCAATCAACTGGGTGGATTCAAGGTTCAGGGCCGTGATGAAAAAGCCCAAAAGAAAATTCTGGAAGCCGCTCTGCAACTGCAGGACGCCGGGGCTTTTTCCGTGGTTCTTGAATGTGTCCCTTCGAAACTGGCCAAAGAAATCACCGCAGCCCTGGAGATTCCAACTATCGGAATCGGTGCGGGCGTGGATTGCGACGGACAGGTGCTGGTACTGCAAGATATGCTCGGCATGAACCAAGGCTTCAAACCGAAGTTCGTGAAAACATACCTTGATGGCTTTAACACCATTAAAGGTGCCTTGAACCAGTATCATCAGGAAGTCAGCACCGAAATCTTCCCGTCCGAGAAAGAGAGCTATTCATGA
- a CDS encoding transporter substrate-binding domain-containing protein, whose amino-acid sequence MILLNILFSMMFAHAKDPCERRFVLGFMDNAPSYFVENGTKKGHSYVVIKDIISHLECRETEVPGSYAANKEKLINNRIDIMGLALQDPEMDKAAEFIPAYRVPRMLIVEKKMFNSKYSVEDYVKNSKAVFATLIGAGFFMSGQEREILFKQKRLFEVPGPADVFASLLKGRAQASFSTPLFTHHYLSRQGLDGNFAIIADASHTQELGIYVSKARVSEQDRMKIKDIIKKMKADGSLARSAKDYVRAEDLKFYKN is encoded by the coding sequence ATGATTCTTCTGAACATCCTTTTTTCGATGATGTTTGCGCACGCCAAAGATCCTTGCGAAAGACGTTTCGTACTGGGCTTCATGGACAATGCCCCCTCTTACTTCGTCGAAAATGGAACCAAAAAAGGTCACTCTTACGTCGTGATCAAAGACATCATCAGCCACTTGGAATGCCGGGAAACCGAAGTCCCGGGATCCTATGCCGCGAACAAAGAAAAGCTGATCAACAACCGCATCGACATCATGGGTCTGGCCTTACAGGATCCGGAAATGGACAAAGCGGCTGAATTCATCCCCGCCTATCGTGTGCCCCGCATGCTGATTGTTGAGAAAAAGATGTTCAATTCGAAGTACTCGGTTGAAGACTATGTGAAAAATTCCAAGGCCGTCTTTGCCACATTGATTGGCGCCGGCTTCTTCATGTCCGGGCAGGAACGCGAAATTCTGTTTAAACAAAAACGCCTGTTTGAAGTGCCCGGCCCCGCAGACGTTTTTGCAAGCCTGTTAAAAGGGCGCGCGCAGGCCAGCTTCTCAACACCTTTGTTCACGCATCATTATTTGTCGCGCCAGGGACTGGACGGAAACTTTGCCATCATCGCCGATGCGTCTCACACCCAGGAACTGGGAATTTATGTCTCAAAGGCGCGTGTGTCCGAACAGGATCGGATGAAGATCAAAGATATCATCAAAAAAATGAAAGCCGACGGATCACTGGCTCGTTCTGCCAAGGATTACGTGCGCGCTGAAGACCTGAAATTCTATAAGAACTGA
- a CDS encoding HAD-IG family 5'-nucleotidase produces MPGKVFVNRTLNLKKIRYIGVDMDHTLVRYNSENFERLSHTTMIDKLVKRGYPETLRKLVFDYNFAIRGLVIDRKMGNLLKLNRYTAIRASYHGLKPLDFKSHQKLYKSTYIDLSNSDYLAVDTSFSISLANLIAQIVELKDSDTANKYPEYAQIADDVLDALDEAHRDGSLKDVVKQNLDHFIIKDPTLVHTLEKFRRHGKKIFVLTNSDFHYTKLLLDYAIQPFLKEHKSWEDLFEFVITFASKPKFFYENQKYLRVNPADGTMTNMEGKLTPGIYQGGNAKKFTADLDLAGDDILYVGDHIYGDILRLKKDCNWRTAMVIEELDVEVENNKQAEPINQEIETLMKKKEPLEDELTDIMTRKIEKSVAANEPQIETLQKTISEIDSQISQLIKKQQAMYNSNWGQLMRAGNEESYFAYQLDRYACVYMQKLSDLLDLSPRTYFRAPRRPLAHEIF; encoded by the coding sequence ATGCCTGGAAAAGTATTTGTTAACAGAACATTGAATCTGAAAAAAATCCGCTACATCGGCGTGGACATGGACCACACATTGGTTCGCTATAACAGCGAAAACTTTGAACGTCTGTCCCACACCACCATGATCGACAAACTGGTGAAACGCGGTTATCCCGAAACTTTGCGCAAGCTGGTGTTCGACTATAACTTCGCCATCCGTGGTCTGGTTATTGACCGCAAGATGGGAAATCTGCTGAAGCTGAACCGCTACACAGCCATCCGCGCCAGCTATCACGGTCTGAAGCCTCTGGACTTCAAAAGCCACCAGAAGCTTTACAAGTCCACTTACATCGACCTGTCCAATTCCGACTATCTGGCGGTGGACACGTCTTTCTCGATCTCTCTGGCGAATCTGATCGCTCAGATCGTGGAACTGAAGGATTCCGACACGGCCAACAAGTATCCGGAGTACGCGCAGATCGCTGACGACGTGTTGGATGCTTTGGATGAAGCGCACCGCGATGGCTCTTTGAAAGACGTCGTGAAACAGAATCTGGATCACTTCATCATCAAAGATCCAACCCTGGTGCACACGCTGGAAAAATTCCGTCGTCACGGGAAGAAGATCTTCGTTTTGACGAACTCGGATTTCCACTACACGAAATTGCTTCTGGACTATGCGATTCAGCCATTCCTGAAAGAGCACAAGTCCTGGGAAGATCTGTTTGAGTTCGTGATCACGTTTGCTTCCAAACCAAAGTTCTTCTATGAGAATCAGAAGTACCTGCGCGTGAATCCGGCTGACGGCACCATGACCAACATGGAAGGCAAACTGACTCCGGGGATCTATCAGGGCGGTAACGCGAAGAAATTCACGGCCGATCTGGATCTGGCGGGGGATGACATCCTTTACGTGGGTGACCATATCTACGGCGACATCCTGCGCTTGAAAAAAGACTGCAACTGGAGAACCGCGATGGTTATCGAGGAACTTGACGTTGAAGTTGAAAACAACAAGCAGGCCGAACCGATCAATCAGGAAATCGAAACCCTGATGAAGAAAAAAGAGCCCCTGGAAGACGAACTGACCGACATCATGACCCGCAAGATTGAAAAGTCTGTGGCGGCCAATGAACCTCAGATCGAAACTTTGCAGAAGACTATTTCTGAGATCGACTCCCAAATCAGCCAGCTGATCAAAAAGCAGCAGGCCATGTACAATTCCAACTGGGGTCAATTGATGAGAGCCGGCAACGAAGAAAGTTACTTTGCCTACCAACTGGACCGCTATGCCTGCGTTTACATGCAGAAGCTGAGCGACCTGCTGGATCTGTCACCAAGAACTTACTTCCGGGCGCCTCGCCGCCCGCTGGCCCACGAAATCTTCTAA
- a CDS encoding M13 family metallopeptidase, with product MLKLLLPLLVTPLMAQATKPAPKSSSEIPAKREFPLNSEISPCQNFHQYVCSKAEGAFKLREDRSRHLFAFSDSRERLLETQMKFMKELPHQKNLDERTAQVRDYYLACMDSTAKARDEKAEVKKLKAELDQIKSLEEFILYAHAQMPRGLGGLIRLWPTNNLDNPKEIDAMLYSSLMELPDHKYYEQKDLMADYEKQLVLFFQSVDPKIKKADAVKKAQAQIALEQDFIKVFPVTAVRHQRWSEKRVASQKDLVKKYPNLKLDVLFKYAPEKLAVNTPIPESLDFLNAELPKRDLQIWKDAYLYGALSGVMDDGYPKFFASQFAFEKKFFGGPAQRPVRQERCTSEATRLFSKEIDAVLIEKVFPNFDESKVNEVASRIRTSILQGLEKNTWLSKDGKKEALAKIRTARLQLVKPHNDREWDFLPVKKYSIKQAIQNLRTYREARWEKSMQEMREPANMDAWGMSPLTVNAYYSSNENKFVLPIGILQFPFYDKDGSVIENLGAVGAVVGHELGHSIDDSGSKYDSQGRLRTWMTTRDIMEFNLRGQKMIEQFNKADHDGKLTLGENVADLVGLTFAYNAAFPEGKGSEKDKKDFFVAYGRLWCEVIRPDNAKLLRKTDPHSSGPARINEQVKQQPAFAETFQCKAGDPMTLQEKDRVQIW from the coding sequence ATGCTGAAGCTTCTCTTACCCCTGCTGGTGACTCCTCTGATGGCGCAGGCCACAAAACCCGCCCCAAAATCCAGTTCTGAAATTCCGGCCAAACGTGAATTCCCCCTGAATTCTGAGATCAGCCCATGCCAGAACTTCCATCAGTATGTGTGCTCCAAAGCGGAAGGCGCCTTCAAACTGCGCGAGGACCGCAGCCGCCACCTGTTTGCTTTCAGTGATTCCCGTGAACGCCTGCTTGAAACCCAGATGAAATTCATGAAAGAGCTTCCGCACCAGAAAAATCTGGATGAGCGCACCGCCCAGGTTCGCGATTACTATCTGGCGTGCATGGATTCCACCGCCAAGGCCCGTGATGAAAAGGCGGAAGTCAAAAAGCTAAAAGCCGAGCTGGATCAGATCAAATCCCTGGAAGAGTTCATTCTTTACGCCCACGCCCAGATGCCGCGCGGATTGGGAGGTCTGATTCGCCTGTGGCCGACGAACAATCTGGATAATCCCAAAGAGATCGACGCCATGTTGTACTCAAGCCTGATGGAGCTTCCGGATCACAAGTACTATGAACAAAAAGACCTGATGGCGGATTATGAAAAACAACTGGTGCTGTTCTTCCAGTCGGTGGATCCTAAGATCAAAAAAGCCGACGCCGTAAAAAAAGCCCAGGCCCAAATCGCGCTGGAGCAGGATTTTATCAAAGTCTTCCCGGTGACAGCAGTTCGCCATCAACGCTGGAGCGAAAAGCGCGTTGCTTCCCAGAAGGATCTGGTTAAGAAGTATCCGAACCTGAAGCTGGATGTTTTGTTCAAATACGCGCCGGAAAAACTGGCCGTGAACACGCCGATTCCAGAATCGTTGGACTTCCTGAATGCCGAACTGCCAAAGCGTGATCTGCAAATCTGGAAAGATGCCTATTTGTACGGCGCCCTGAGCGGCGTGATGGATGACGGTTATCCGAAATTCTTTGCTTCGCAATTCGCCTTTGAAAAGAAGTTCTTCGGCGGCCCGGCCCAGCGCCCGGTTCGTCAGGAGCGCTGCACTTCGGAAGCCACCCGTTTGTTCTCGAAAGAAATCGATGCGGTTCTGATTGAAAAAGTGTTCCCGAATTTTGACGAAAGCAAAGTCAACGAAGTGGCGTCCCGCATTCGCACGAGCATCCTGCAAGGCTTGGAAAAGAACACCTGGCTTTCCAAAGATGGCAAAAAAGAAGCTCTGGCCAAAATCCGCACGGCACGCCTGCAATTGGTGAAACCCCACAACGACCGTGAATGGGACTTCCTGCCGGTGAAAAAGTATTCCATCAAACAGGCCATTCAGAATCTGCGCACTTACCGCGAAGCCCGCTGGGAAAAATCCATGCAGGAAATGCGCGAACCCGCCAACATGGATGCCTGGGGCATGAGCCCACTGACCGTGAATGCTTACTACAGTTCGAACGAAAACAAGTTCGTGCTGCCGATCGGGATCCTGCAGTTCCCGTTCTATGACAAGGATGGCTCTGTGATTGAAAATCTGGGTGCTGTCGGCGCTGTCGTCGGTCACGAGTTGGGTCACAGCATTGATGACAGTGGTTCCAAATATGATTCCCAAGGACGACTGCGCACCTGGATGACCACCAGGGACATCATGGAATTCAACCTGCGTGGCCAGAAAATGATTGAGCAGTTCAACAAAGCTGATCATGACGGAAAACTGACCTTGGGTGAAAACGTGGCGGACCTCGTCGGACTGACTTTTGCCTACAATGCCGCCTTCCCCGAAGGCAAGGGCAGCGAGAAAGACAAAAAAGATTTCTTCGTGGCCTATGGACGCCTGTGGTGTGAGGTGATCCGCCCGGACAACGCCAAACTGCTGCGCAAAACCGACCCGCACTCTTCCGGTCCGGCCCGCATCAACGAACAGGTGAAACAACAGCCCGCTTTCGCAGAAACCTTCCAGTGCAAAGCCGGAGATCCGATGACTCTTCAGGAAAAAGACCGGGTTCAAATCTGGTAG
- a CDS encoding formylglycine-generating enzyme family protein: MTGSKFAIPVLCLISLLLSACTLDLKKEDGSTDEEAIIEETLYSCPENYVYVPSPAGSPPPGFCVAKYEMKDVGSVATSQAGGAPWGAIDRDDAAAACQALGADFDLISNAQWNQVARNLGSVSTNWNSGAVTSGALNRGHFNDDFGYLLAAGGDDHPCYGLDLDQDSNPDSLASLDAVCSPTLWHENRRTHQLSTGKVLWDFAGNAWEWTKDDYAGGAAASNVYISELITLADSFTTLFAPAASVLCADPNLNDFCGMGFAWINGPGGAVARGGSLYNGTQTGIFSIDLDNSASYTANHLGFRCVSAATPILPSASN, from the coding sequence ATGACTGGAAGTAAGTTCGCGATCCCTGTTTTATGCCTGATTTCCCTGCTGCTTTCTGCGTGCACCCTGGATCTGAAAAAAGAAGACGGCAGCACGGACGAAGAGGCCATTATTGAGGAAACTCTTTATTCCTGCCCAGAGAACTATGTCTATGTACCTTCACCGGCGGGATCTCCCCCACCGGGTTTCTGTGTCGCAAAATACGAAATGAAAGATGTGGGATCTGTCGCGACTTCGCAGGCCGGCGGGGCTCCGTGGGGCGCGATTGACCGCGACGATGCGGCGGCGGCCTGTCAGGCGCTGGGTGCGGATTTTGATCTGATTTCCAATGCCCAGTGGAATCAAGTGGCACGGAATCTGGGGTCAGTTTCGACCAATTGGAATTCAGGCGCGGTGACTTCGGGGGCTTTGAATCGCGGCCACTTCAACGATGATTTCGGATACTTGCTGGCTGCAGGTGGCGATGATCATCCTTGTTATGGCTTGGATCTGGACCAGGACTCAAACCCTGACAGCCTGGCCTCTTTGGATGCTGTGTGCAGTCCGACGCTGTGGCATGAGAACCGCCGCACTCATCAGCTCTCCACGGGAAAGGTTCTGTGGGATTTTGCCGGGAACGCCTGGGAATGGACCAAGGATGACTATGCGGGGGGCGCGGCCGCTTCGAATGTTTATATTTCCGAGCTGATCACCTTGGCTGATTCCTTCACCACACTGTTTGCTCCGGCGGCCAGCGTGCTGTGCGCCGACCCGAACTTGAACGACTTTTGCGGGATGGGCTTTGCGTGGATCAACGGTCCGGGTGGAGCGGTTGCCCGCGGCGGCAGTCTTTACAATGGCACTCAGACGGGGATTTTCTCGATCGATCTGGACAACAGTGCGTCTTATACCGCCAATCATCTGGGTTTCCGCTGTGTCTCTGCGGCCACTCCCATCCTGCCATCTGCTTCCAATTGA
- a CDS encoding rhodanese-like domain-containing protein gives MVRVLALMPEEDVTMKFVNFTSKTENPHFEGIYDIGPAELLQNKANVVMIDVRQPEEYVGELGHVEGSSLMVLDTLPEQLGTLPKDKTVVFICRSGGRSAKATAFAKMNGFEEVYNMQGGMLLWNDLQLPVTK, from the coding sequence ATGGTTAGAGTCTTGGCTCTGATGCCGGAGGAAGACGTCACAATGAAATTCGTCAACTTTACTTCAAAAACTGAAAATCCTCATTTTGAGGGAATCTACGATATTGGCCCTGCTGAGCTTCTGCAGAACAAGGCCAATGTGGTGATGATCGACGTGCGCCAGCCTGAAGAATACGTCGGCGAACTGGGTCACGTTGAAGGCTCCTCCCTGATGGTTCTGGACACTCTCCCTGAGCAACTGGGCACCCTGCCCAAAGACAAAACTGTGGTCTTTATCTGCCGCAGTGGCGGTCGCTCTGCCAAGGCCACAGCCTTTGCCAAGATGAACGGCTTTGAAGAAGTATACAACATGCAAGGGGGCATGCTTCTTTGGAATGATCTGCAGCTCCCTGTCACCAAGTAA